From the genome of Papaver somniferum cultivar HN1 unplaced genomic scaffold, ASM357369v1 unplaced-scaffold_21, whole genome shotgun sequence:
AAGGCAGTCTTTAGTCGTTAAGTTTCTCAGGTTGCACAATTTTTCACTCGTCGGGAAATTTTTGGAATGCAGTGGCTAATTTTGGGTTTACGGTTTAGAGTTTGGTAGTTGACTTGAAATGGCAGATGCTGCGCAGTAGTCTTGCtcttttcattcattctttatttatttttttgttcttggTTTGGTTCTAGTTTACATGCAGCTTGACAGTCAAAGTGCTCAAATCAGAAGCAGTTAAAAAGGAACCAACACTGGCCtggtgtttaatttttttttttttaataatctgTCTACTAAATTCCTAAGAATCTAACACAGAGAAATTGCAAAACTGAACACCAAAAACATATAATCCTCAGCTGTCTGTCTCTGATACTTGTTAACTAATGTTTACGCCAAAAAGTCTGACAGCCTTTttctcctcctcctcatctcttTGCGGTGGTGCAACTTCCATGTCTTCCAGATTTTGCATTCGTGTGCTGCTAGTCCTATCTGATGGTCCACTTTCGTTAATACTAATCTGACCAAAACCTAATTGTAAGTCTTCTCTATTTCCAGTAGCATGGGTACCAACAGAACCACCATTAATCTCAGCTCCATTCAACGCTACGTCAATCATGTAATACTCTTTCTGCTCTTTTCGACACTTGTAAAACGTAACCATATCCTTGGCCTCCAATTTCCTGTCTTTGACAAATCGGTTCCAACCTCTGGTGAACACATAACTCTGGCTAGATCTCCAGTAGCAGTACCGGAATTTCCAACACTTCATCTCTCTGTCAAAGAATGATAGTTGAATGTCATCTATCACGCCAGGATGCTTTTCTTCTTTCGAAACCTCGGGGAAGTACTTTTCAGCAAACCTTTTAGGTATCACAAGCCTGTTCAGCTTCCCAACGTCACTTGGAGTTAGTTCTTTCTGAAACAACTGTTGGTACGTTACAGCTGCATCGTTAGTGgacaagctcaaactcaaaccaTCATGTTGCTTATCGTGGTTCAATGAACGGGAGTTGACAAATTCATTAAACTTTGTTTGGTATAAGCCATCCCTGAGCATACTCAGTATTTCATGTCGTTCAAACAGATTTTGGAAATCAGGTTCCAACGAGGTTTGAGGGGTCAATGGATAGTTGCGAGGTGAATCTTGACTTCTTAGATGGACAGTAGCAGAATCATAAGCCATAGCCGCTTCGGACTCTGATTTGAATGTCCCAATCCAAATACGTTCTTTCTTTACATATATTTGTGCACCCCATCTTCCATTTGGCTGCGAAACAACACCCTTAAATCTTGCAGATGGTGTTGCGCTCATATCTTGTCTGTGACGTTTGTTCGATCCACGGGGACTATTACTGCTGTTAGAATCTAAACAACCTTCTTCTACTCCATGCAATGTTGTATTATCTGAAACCCTACTcaacatctcttcttccattAAACAAGTCCtcaaaaagaaaacaagaaaatctaAGAAGAAGCAAGAAAACAGATTCAAAACTTAAACACAGCCTGTTTTATTAAATAATCTTTAATGAGAAAAtacacattaaaaaaaaataatcttaccTCGAAAGCGAAAGACTGTTCTTCAGGCAGGGGAACAAGATATTTGAATACTCAACAATATCATGGTTTTATAGAATCAGAGATAAAATATAAACTTGACAAAGCTTAGAAGCTATTTGAGGTGTAAAATTTGATAGATATCTGAGGCTTTACCATATTTAAGACAAAActtgcattaaaaaa
Proteins encoded in this window:
- the LOC113339574 gene encoding AP2/ERF and B3 domain-containing transcription factor At1g50680-like, coding for MEEEMLSRVSDNTTLHGVEEGCLDSNSSNSPRGSNKRHRQDMSATPSARFKGVVSQPNGRWGAQIYVKKERIWIGTFKSESEAAMAYDSATVHLRSQDSPRNYPLTPQTSLEPDFQNLFERHEILSMLRDGLYQTKFNEFVNSRSLNHDKQHDGLSLSLSTNDAAVTYQQLFQKELTPSDVGKLNRLVIPKRFAEKYFPEVSKEEKHPGVIDDIQLSFFDREMKCWKFRYCYWRSSQSYVFTRGWNRFVKDRKLEAKDMVTFYKCRKEQKEYYMIDVALNGAEINGGSVGTHATGNREDLQLGFGQISINESGPSDRTSSTRMQNLEDMEVAPPQRDEEEEKKAVRLFGVNIS